The region TATTCTACAGGAAATGAATCTCTCAAATAATATATTCATCACAACCTAATACAGGCCTAGTACATTTTTTTGAAATCGGGCATTATCATTCTATGTCTTTAGAGAGCTGCAAAACTCCCATTTTGTCCGGTCCTACTGACTATCTTCGGTCCAGAAAAGCTTCACGTCCAGCGCAGTGTTTCAAAAGTCCCAAATCAAGCAACGTAGGTCGAGGCAGACACGTCACCGCCACGTCCGGTCCAGTTGACGtggatgtccttgtcctcgGGGTGCTTCTCGCTAGCGAACttggggttgatgcggaAGGTGTGGGCACCGAAGTAGTCACGCTGAGCCTGCAGCAGGTTGGCGGGCAGGGTCTCGGCGCGGTAGCCGTCGTAGAAGCTGAGGGCGGTGCTGAAAGCGGGAGTGGGAACACCCCAGAGGGCACCCTTGCTGACAATGTTTCTCCAGCCCTTCTGGGCGTTGTGGATGGCcttgttgaagaagtcgttgaagaggaggttcTCGAGGTTGGGGTCCTTGCGGTAGGCCTCGGTGATGTCCTTCAAGAAGACGGAGCGGATAATGCAACCACCGCGCCACATGAGGGCAATGGCGGGCTTGTTGAGCTCCCAGCCGTACTCCTTGGCGGCCTGTATTCAACTGTTAACAACTGACACATTTTAAGATCGGGAAAAGGATTAGCCTTACGTCCTGGATGAGCATGAATCCCTGGGCGTAGGAGATGATCTTAGAGGCGTACAGAGCCTGCTCGAGATCGTCAAGGAACTCCTCCTTGTTGCCAGAGAACTCGGGGGTAGGGCCGCTGAGAAGCTTGCTGGCACGGACACGCTCGTTCTTGAGGGCAGAGAGGCAGCGGGAGAAGACAGCCTCGCCGATCAGGGTGACGGGCATACCGAGGTCGAGAGCGTTGATGGCGGTCCACTTGCCGGTACCCTTCTGACCAGCCTTGTCGAGGATCTTCTCGACCATGGGGACAccgtcctcgtcgttgtAGTACAGGATGTCACGGGTGATCTCAATGAGGAAAGAGTCCAAAACACCCTTGTTCCACTTAGCGAAGACATCAGCGATTTCCTTCGAGGAGAGACCGAGACCGCGCTTCAGGATGTCATAGGC is a window of Aspergillus puulaauensis MK2 DNA, chromosome 4, nearly complete sequence DNA encoding:
- the GND1 gene encoding NADP(+)-dependent, decarboxylating phosphogluconate dehydrogenase (BUSCO:EOG09261W3X;~COG:G;~EggNog:ENOG410PF9G;~InterPro:IPR006183,IPR006184,IPR036291,IPR006114, IPR006115,IPR008927,IPR013328,IPR006113;~PFAM:PF03446,PF00393;~go_function: GO:0004616 - phosphogluconate dehydrogenase (decarboxylating) activity [Evidence IEA];~go_function: GO:0016491 - oxidoreductase activity [Evidence IEA];~go_function: GO:0050661 - NADP binding [Evidence IEA];~go_process: GO:0006098 - pentose-phosphate shunt [Evidence IEA];~go_process: GO:0055114 - oxidation-reduction process [Evidence IEA]) — its product is MASTAVADFGLIGLAVMGQNLILNAADHGFTVCAYNRTTSKVDRFLDNEAKGKPIVGAHSVEEFCSKLKRPRRIMLLVMAGKPVDQFIESLLPFLEKGDIIIDGGNSHYPDSNRRTNYLKEKGISFVGSGVSGGEEGARYGPSLMPGGNPDAWPHIKDIFQSIAAKSDGEPCCDWVGDEGAGHYVKMVHNGIEYGDMQLICEAYDILKRGLGLSSKEIADVFAKWNKGVLDSFLIEITRDILYYNDEDGVPMVEKILDKAGQKGTGKWTAINALDLGMPVTLIGEAVFSRCLSALKNERVRASKLLSGPTPEFSGNKEEFLDDLEQALYASKIISYAQGFMLIQDAAKEYGWELNKPAIALMWRGGCIIRSVFLKDITEAYRKDPNLENLLFNDFFNKAIHNAQKGWRNIVSKGALWGVPTPAFSTALSFYDGYRAETLPANLLQAQRDYFGAHTFRINPKFASEKHPEDKDIHVNWTGRGGDVSASTYVA